ACACAATATCGATCTGAtttaaacaaaacttatatacatagctatctcaaaaggaagtacaaccgtcaaatatacagaagttctcaattcaccatacaaccagcccgtgccaaaaccaagggctagacccagctagtctatacaagctctcgtccttgctcgccttcccctgttaaggaaaacaaaactaaaggggagagctaaaagttcagtgaggttccgaatacataggcaacaagaagttcaatgcattcattacatattaccaataattcaaaatacaaatgcaaaagaaagtgataaatacattcattaaaaggacacgggctcacaaggagccataaattcgttcgttcgttcgttctcctgacatgtccccttattcctccattcttgaaaatgcattttataattaaaactctcgttcgttctttcatttcattcaccccctcctggacgttgactagactccaccaacctacaaggtaatactcgagtataccaaattcacccagggtcaccatatcgcccgaccgagtccgcttctggctcgagtcgatcggtaacgaaaggCAGGGctcaattcagccaaaaggcttacatcatgcgcaactaacgtttcaatcattaaatcatgaaaaatttcacatttatttaggtcgagtgcgataaattacacactcgcctagaaaactcgttttgaaaatcattgaaagcacttaacacgttatcaaacaatagtacaagtcatgaagtcaagaagatatagcaaacaaggaacactcacctagttatgcaaaataacgtccaaaatgtcctaccGGATATTACCCCCGGTCACCGAGAAATCCTaagattcaacgagaaagaatattacagttcatctagcaaaacaagtaagtgaattgaagaaaatccGACAAATAACAAGGAAAATGTATAAAGACGACTTCTAGTGAAAATAGGGTATTTGGTTCGGAGGACGGAAATaagtagggtttcataaaccaagtgcaaaaccaaactcaaaagggttataaaatttcccTAACGGAAAAACACTTAAATCAAAGTTCAGTCGGAAttcaactagataggctaagaaatattgttttcggAAGCGTTTATGTGGTTAAAAATCAATAGACTATCTGCCTtgataaaaatcatgaaaaggtgGCAAAACTACCTCACTTTCACCcttaaaacttcacttaaaagttattcacttgtgggagagaaccctaggtcaacctctatattttggtaaacagtaagtaaacgtTTGGAGTTTCAAAccaaagaggtattaggttttagaatggtaaaatgatcactttatttgccaagcggaaatatacaggttcaaatagaaatttagccctcggccaccttttgaaagagccgATAACATTTTCAATAAAATACGTCCTATTCGACACAAAATACATTGGCAAAAATCACTTTAACTCGCTCatattacaagaagataaatgGACGGCATGTCCCCATAAATTATGCATTTTCACCTTACAATCAAACCCCAACCTTACAGGCGTGCGCTGTGCAGCCGCTGCTGATGAGCGCCTGTGGACGCGCAGGCGCGATGGGCTCGCACCACTGGCGTGCAAAGAGCGGGCTTAGGTGGGCAGCTGCGCGCGAACTGCAGGATGGTGGAGGACGAAGTGGGGTTGGGGGGAGGGGGCGGCGAGGTACGGTGGCGATCTAGGAAAAAgaaggggaagaagaaaaagaaagaaaaagaaaagaaggaagaaaaagaaaaagtagggCTTCGGGTCCttgaaaaaaactattttttttagtAAGGGCAATTTCATCttttcacccttttttttttgaagataaaACGACCAAGGGACCCCTGCattaggcgtgggcacgcctaattGCTTACTAGTCTTCTGACCATCCGTCGAAAATTTTTGATCCTTAAGCGTGatcacctggcgtgggcacgcctaactaccGTAGAGTCTTCTGACCGTTGACGCAATTTCCTTCCCTTaagcgtgaccacctggcgtgagCACGCCTAACTACTGTAGAGTCTTCTGACCGTCGCCTTCAAACTTCCTTCCTTAGGCGTGACTACTTGGCGTGGGCATGCCTAACTGCCATCTTCCTGTCACGAAACAACAAACTACTAAATGACACCAATACttaacaaaaactccaaaaacatacgaaaactaaaacaaatagccttggattgcctcccaagtagcgtttttctttaacgtctttggctagacgtGGTTGGAACCCGTCAAACAAGATAAATCAGATCCTTGAGGTGTATGACTTCAACTTTCTTAACAGAGAATCCTTCATAATAAGGCTTGAGACGATGGCCATTCACCACGAACTTTTTTTCCATCTTTAAATTCTGgatctccactgcaccataatgaaaCATATTAGAAACAACAAATTgaccaatccaacgagaacgcaACTTACCGGGAAAGAGTTTAAGTCTCGAATGATACAAGATGACTTTTTCCCCCACTACAAACGCTTTTCTTGAGACTTGCTGATCATGGAAGATTTTGCTCTTGTCCTTGTAAATTGTGGCATTCTCGTGTGCCTCATTTCTAATTTCTTCCAATTCTTGTAGCTGCAATTTCCTCTTGACCCCCTCTTCTTCAAGGTTCAAGTTGCACTGCTTCATTACCTAGAACGCCTTGTGTTCGAACTCCACAGGAAGATGGCAAGCCTTACCGAAAACTAGTTTATACGGAAACATCCCAATCGGCATCTTATACGCGGTGCGGTACGCCAATAGTGCATCTTCTAATTCAAGCTCCAATCCTTTCTATCGGGGTGCACCATCTTCTCCAATATTGATTTGATCTCCCTGTTCGACACTTCGGCTTGACCATTTGTCTGCGAGTGATACAGTGCGGATACCTTGTGGAGTACGCCGTATTTTTGGAACAGGGCAATAATAGTCTTATTACAAAGTGTGTCCCCCTATCACTTACCATAACTCTCGGCATCCCAAAACGGACAAATACGTTAGACCTTAGAAACTCTGTAACTACTCTAGAATCGTTAGTACGGGTGGCTTTTGTTTCCACCCACGTGGAGACATAGTCAACAGCAAGTAAGATGTATAGGAAACTAAAAGACGAAGGAAAAGAGCCCATAAAATCTATCCcccaaacataaaaaatttcaataaaaCAACATAGGGGTTTGAAGCATTTGGTCCCTACGGAAAATATTTCCCACCTTTGGACACTTATCACAagatttataaaataaataggAATCTTTAAAAATGGTGGGTCAATAAAAGCCACTTTCCAACACCTTACGAGCTGTTCACTTTGGTCCAAAATGCCCTCCACATGCAAACGaatgacagaaatttaaaatagaGTGGAATTCACCTGCACTTACACACCTTCttagtacttgatccgaacattGTCTCCAAAGGTAGGAGTCGTCCCAAATGTAGTGTTTGACATCACTCTTTATCTTGTCTCTCCTAATTTTTGGCCAACCGGCAGGCAATTGATTAGTCACTAAGAAATTTACTATATCAGCATACCAAGGTGCAGACGAATCAACGGTAAATAGTTGCTCCTCTGGAAATGTCTCTCTCAATGGTTGTTCTTCCTTATGTGCAAGCAAGCAGCTCAAATGATCTGCCACCAAGTTCTCTGCCCCACTTTTATCTTTAATCTCCAAGTTGAACTCTTGAAGGAGCAGGATCCATCTAATGAGCCTTGGTTTCGCATCCTTTTTTGTCATCAAGTACCTTAAGGCTGTATGATTAGAGAAAACCGTTACTTTTATACCCAATAAATAAGACCTAAACTTCTCTAATGCAAAAACAATAGTTAGTAATTCTTTCTCCGTTGTAGAGTAGTTAAGTTGAGCTCCGTTCAACGCCTTCGATGCATAGTAGATCACATGTGCTGTCATGCCAATTCTTTGCCCTAACACCGTTCCTACTGCGTAGTCACTCGCGTCACACATTATTTTGAATGGGAGGCTCCAGTCTGGAGGTTGAATAACGGGTAGTGAGGTTAACGATTTCTTTAATTTGTCAAATGCCATCTTGCACTCCTCGGTAAAGCCAAATGCTACATCCTTTTGCAACAGCTTGAACAGGGGCGCtcgaattttgaaaaaatctttGATGAATCTCCTGTAAAACCCTGCATGACCCAAAAAGGAACGCACTTTTCGTACACTTATGCGGTAAGGTAAAGCAGAAAAATATCGCCTTTTGTTTTATCTACCTCTATACCCATAGCCGACACTACATGTCCTAAAACAATACCATACTTCACCATGAAGTGACATTTTTTCCAATTAAGAACTAAATTTGTCTATATACACCGtttcaaaattaaaactaaattatcaaggCATTCTTCAAAACTATCTCCATATACACTAAAATCGTGCATAAATACCTCGGTAATCTTTTCTACATATTCAGAGAAGATACTTACCATACACCTCTGAAAAGTTGGCGAAGTATTGCAGAGGTCAAAAGGCATCCTCCGGTAGGCAAACGTACCAAATGGGCAGGTGAATGCAATTTTCTCCTGATTCTCCGATGCTATTGCGATTTGAAAATATCCTGAAAAATCATCAAGAAAACAGTAATAGACACAACCAACCAATCTCTCTATcatctgatcaataaaagggagagaaaagtgGTCCTTCTTCGTCACAGCATTCAGACGCCGGTAGTCAATGCACTGACGCCATCCTGTGGATTTTCTCATTAGGACCATCTCGCCCTCCTAGTTCTCTTCAACGGTTATCCCCTCCTTTTTCGGGATTACTTGAATTGGGCTCACTCAAAGACTGTCTGAGATGGCGAAAATAATTCCTACTTCCAGAAGTTTTAGTATCTCCTTTTTAACTACCTCCATCATTAGTGGGTTCAATTTTCGCTGCGCCTGTCTTACCGACTTTGCATCATCCTCAAACCGTATCCGGTGCATGCATAAGGATGGACTAATTCCTTTGATGTCTACTATGCTCCACCCAATCGGCTCCTTATGAGATTGAAGAAGACGAATCAGGTTGTCTTCTTGACTCGAAGACAGGTGTGTAGAAATTATCACCGGTAGTGTCTCCTTGTCCCCAAAAAATGCATACTTCAAGTGTTTTGGGAAGGGTTTAAACTCC
This region of Coffea arabica cultivar ET-39 chromosome 3c, Coffea Arabica ET-39 HiFi, whole genome shotgun sequence genomic DNA includes:
- the LOC113735957 gene encoding uncharacterized protein; translated protein: MKQCNLNLEEEGVKRKLQLQELEEIRNEAHENATIYKDKSKIFHDQQVSRKAFVVGEKVILYHSRLKLFPVEIQNLKMEKKFVVNGHRLKPYYEGFSVKKVEVIHLKDLIYLV